Proteins found in one Kwoniella bestiolae CBS 10118 chromosome 1, complete sequence genomic segment:
- a CDS encoding glutamate-5-semialdehyde dehydrogenase — MPAPSASSSSSSSVAESIAKAARAAFEQSQLVDVSERDLALKAIREVLEGKKDEVLKANKEDMEAAEELLSQGKLSKSLVSRLDLSRPGKFDAMLQGITDVAALPVPTGQVTFAKEIGPGLDLHRVTCPIGVLLVIFEARPEVVVNIAALAIKSGNAAILKGGKESLQTATILSQLIAEALNKTSIPPTFIQSVSTRSEISSLLAQDRYIDLVMPRGGNELVRSIQNNTRIPVMGHADGICAVYVDESAVEEKALRVVVESKTDYMAACNSAETLLIHSSLLSTLWPKVAAELMKNNVRLRCDPQTLSAIQGIPDSSKYVTASTDEDYYTEFLGPTLAVMTVENVGEAVKHINSHSSHHTDSIITEDEQSMSIWCNGLDSANCFVNASTRFADGTRYGLGTEVGISTGKTHARGPVGLDGLVIYKYMMRSRNEGGSTIADYEKGGKGYSHKDLVKGEPPF; from the exons ATGCCAGCTCCATCAgcgtcctcctcctccagctcgAGCGTAGCCGAGTCAATCGCCAAAGCTGCCAGAGCAGCCTTCGAGCAATCTCAATTGGTGGATGTGTCAGAGCGGGACTTGGCTTTGAAAGCTATACGAGAGGTattggaagggaagaaagatgaggtGCTTAAAGCCAAcaaggaggatatggag GCAGCAGAAGAGTTGTTATCCCAAGGCAAATTATCAAAATCACTCGTATCTCGACTAGATCTCTCCAGACCTGGTAAATTCGATGCGATGTTACAGGGCATAACAGATGTAGCTGCTTTGCCTGTCCCCACTGGTCAAGTCACTTTTGCGAAGGAGATTGGTCCGGGACTGGATCTGCACCGAGTGACCTGCCCTATCGGTGTGCTTTTGGTGATTTTCGAAGCTAGACCGGAAGTGGTCGTGAATATTGCTGCGCTCGCTATCAAATCTG GGAACGCCGCAATCCTCAAAGGGGGAAAAGAATCCCTTCAAACAGCTACCATTCTCTCCCAACTCATCGCCGAAGCACTCAACAAGacttccatccctcccactTTCATCCAATCGGTCTCTACACGATCTGAAATCTCATCGCTCCTCGCTCAAGATAGGTACATTGATTTGGTGATGCCAAGAGGAGGTAACGAATTAGTCAGGAGTATTCAGAATAACACGAGGATCCCTGTTATGGGTCACGCGGATGGTATTTGTGCGGTGTATGTTGATGAGAGTgcggtggaagagaaggcATTGAGGGTCGTCGTGGAGTCTAAG ACCGACTACATGGCAGCGTGCAACTCCGCCGAAACACTATTAATCCActcatccctcctatccACTCTCTGGCCTAAAGTCGCCGCTGAATTAATGAAAAACAACGTACGTCTCCGATGCGATCCCCAAACTCTATCAGCTATACAAGGTATCCCCGATTCCTCAAAATACGTAACAGCAAGTACGGACGAAGACTACTATACCGAGTTCCTAGGACCAACATTAGCAGTAATGACAGTGGAGAATGTGGGCGAAGCGGTAAAACACATAAATTCACATTCATCGCATCACACCGATTCGATCATTACGGAGGATGAGCAGTCAATGTCGATCTGGTGTAATGGATTGGACAGTGCGAATTGCTTTGTGAATGCTTCGACGAGGTTTGCGGATGGGACGAGGTATGGTCTGGGCACTGAAGTGGGTATCTCGACTGGTAAGACCCATGCGAGGGGGCCTGTGGGGCTGGACGGGCTGGTGATTTACAAGTATATGATGAGGAGTAGGAATGAGGGTGGAAGTACAATTGCGGATTATGAGAAGGGGGGGAAGGGGTATAGTCATAAGGATTTAGTCAAGGGAGAACCTCCATTCTAG
- a CDS encoding glutathione synthetase, whose amino-acid sequence MAVPTTLPEWPPSLTEEQHSHLILLSSSYALSHGFTLLPPSSSNPPTSAISAPLSLLPTPFPRGLYDLAVSLQPLYNALYARITLDWEFLDRVMGGSVSKVDTFQGELWRGWKSIREELVQPLQLGLFRSDYLLHDSETEGMSIKQVEFNTIAASFGALSQRAGEMHKYLSKATNGYFSVSPHLTNPANFPPNEPLKNLASGLAEGWKAYGKKDAVILFVVQEGERNVFDQRWLEFELLERDNIPVIRHTFSELSTLAKIDPTTKNLLLPSPLEPSSPAREVAVIYYRSAYTPTDYPTSSEWSTRILLEKSKAIKCPSMALQLSGAKKIQQVLSEPGVLEIFLLGEDRPDVGFGVGAGSLTQDDVDRLRLTWIGLYPMDNSELGRKAYDLALDEPEKYVLKPQREGGGNNIYRENIPGYLKQLEEESRQREEGEPEKKEGYILMELIEPPKGLRNLLVKGGENKSRLADIVSELGVYGVSLFGGDGDKEQIVNTTAGTLLRTKGRESDEGGVAIGISSIDSPLLVD is encoded by the exons atggcagtccccaccaccctcccAGAATGGCCCCCCTCCTTAACGGAAGAACAACActcccacctcatcctcctctcatcaaGCTACGCCCTATCACACGgcttcaccctcctccccccctcatcgtccaacccACCCACATCAGCCATATCTgctcccctctctctccttcccacaCCCTTCCCCAGGGGGCTATACGACCTGGCAGTATCATTGCAGCCACTGTACAATGCATTATACGCTCGAATAACACTTGATTGGGAGTTTCTGGACAGAGTGATGGGAGGAAGTGTAAGTAAGGTAGACACCTTCCAGGGGGAATTATGGAGGGGGTGGAAATCTATTAGAGAAGAGTTGGTCCAGCCTCTTCAGTTAGGTTTGTTCAGGTCGGATTATTTGTTGCATGATTCCGAGACCGAGGGGATGAGCATTAAGCAGGTGGAGTTTAATACGATTGCTGCTAGTTTTGGGGCGTTGAGTCAGAGGGCTGGGGAGATGCATAA ATACCTCTCAAAAGCTACCAACGGGTACTTCTCAGTCTCCCCGCACCTCACCAACCCAGCTAACTTCCCTCCCAACGAACCTCTAAAGAACCTCGCCTCGGGATTGGCAGAAGGATGGAAAGCTTATGGCAAGAAAGATGCAGTGATACTGTTTGTGGTgcaagaaggagagaggaacGTGTTTGATCAGAGGTGGTTGGAATTTGAATTGCttgagag AGACAACATCCCTGTCATCCGACATACATTCTCCGAACTCTCCACTCTCGCCAAAATAGATCCAACGACCAAGAACCTCCTGCTACCATCTCCGCTTGAGCCCTCCTCGCCCGCCAGGGAAGTAGCGGTGATATACTACCGATCGGCCTACACGCCAACAGATTATCCCACCTCGTCCGAGTGGTCCACTCGAATACTTTTAGAAAAGAGCAAAGCTATCAAATGTCCCTCCATGGCATTACAGCTATCAGGAGCGAAGAAGATCCAACAAGTACTGAGTGAACCGGGAGTATTGGAGATTTTCTTACTAGGGGAAGATAGGCCTGATGTGGGTTTTGGAGTGGGTGCGGGCAGTCTGACGCAGGATGATGTCGATAGATTAAGATTGACCTGGATAGGCTTGTATCCGATGGATAATTCTGAGCTGGGGAGAAAGGCTTATGATCTGGCGTTGGATGAACCTGAGAAATACGTGTTGAAACCCCAACGAGAGGGGGGAGGAAACAATATCTACCGAGAGAATATACCTGGTTATTTGAAACAATTAGAGGAAGAGTCCAGACAGAGGGAAGAAGGCGAaccagagaagaaagagggatataTCCTTATGGAACTTATCGAACCTCCTAAAGGATTAAGGAACCTGTTGGTCAAAGGCGGAGAGAATAAATCGAGACTTGCAGATATAGTTAGTGAATTGGGTGTCTATGGTGTATCACTTTtcggaggggatggggacAAAGAGCAGATAGTGAATACCACGGCGGGGACGCTGTTGAGGACGAAAGGCAGGGAGAGCGATGAAGGTGGGGTGGCTATTG GTATAAGTTCGATCGATTCTCCTTTGCTTGTAGATTGA